From the genome of Halictus rubicundus isolate RS-2024b chromosome 2, iyHalRubi1_principal, whole genome shotgun sequence, one region includes:
- the LOC143365473 gene encoding organic cation transporter protein isoform X1: MQASLSLHSARRVTDYSAFVSATSGAAVDRPSDFLQRRFPRSVSDSLRGDEEDSMKLFCSSDDAPATTAPKPKDGARGEKGDQSGKQDVDRFGYYQMIMFSIISLPLFLSAGFTLAYVFTAGEVKYRCLVPECEDANNTRFDVPWAVDSVPDISEMSKCARYVVNNHTGQCTNQSFSNVTRKCDSWVYDPSENTILSEWGLTCDANRWKLALVGTINNVGQFVGLIFAGYVSDRYGRRTILTLTTFLSGISGLIHSFSVNYWMFLACEFIDATVGAGIYSAGFILGMEMAGVKGRVLASTITSCLFAVGEMLLGLIAMWTRSWRLILRLVYGPALLAILMPFLIPESVRWLLANGKQDKVESIYRKMARMNGLRITDEAIGQFKELNMVKSEKIEQLAAEKKSPFMQILGSSVMMTRLVACSFCWLTNTFVYYGLSLNSVAFAGDKYTNFILVAIVEIPAYFMTWFMTDHVGRKLTLSSSFLLSGVFCLAIQFVPSGSWSFIPLILYMGGKWCITMSFSTVYIYTAELFPTNMRHSLLGICSMTGRMGSILSPQTPLLAQIMPALPLILFGCMGLSAGLLSLVFPETLGTKLPDTVWEAENIGKPQLKQDAQDSPS, from the exons ATGCAGGCCTCGTTATCGTTGCACTCTGCCCGCCGTGTCACTGATTATTCCGCGTTCGTATCGGCGActtccggcgcggcggtcgatCGTCCAAGCGACTTCCTACAGCGCCGTTTTCCCCGCTCGGTTTCGGACAG CCTCAGGGGCGACGAGGAGGACAGCATGAAGCTCTTCTGCTCGAGCGACGACGCTCCGGCCACCACCGCACCGAAGCCTAAGGATGGCGCCAGAG GGGAGAAGGGAGACCAGAGCGGGAAGCAGGACGTGGATCGTTTCGGATACTATCAAATGATCATGTTCTCGATAATCAGCCTGCCTCTGTTCTTGTCAGCAGGATTCACGCTTGCTTACGTGTTCACAGCCGGCGAAGTTAAATACAG GTGTCTGGTGCCAGAGTGCGAAGATGCGAACAACACCAGGTTCGACGTGCCGTGGGCCGTCGATTCGGTGCCGGACATCTCGGAGATGTCGAAGTGCGCACGTTACGTGGTGAACAACCATACCGGGCAGTGCACGAATCAGTCTTTCAGCAACGTGACTCGTAAATGCGACTCGTGGGTTTACGATCCGTCGGAGAACACGATACTCAGCGAG TGGGGTCTGACCTGCGACGCGAACCGATGGAAGCTCGCGTTGGTCGGCACGATAAATAACGTCGGCCAATTCGTCGGGCTGATCTTCGCCGGATACGTGTCCGACAG ATACGGCAGACGTACGATTTTGACGCTTACCACGTTCCTGAGCGGAATCAGCGGCCTGATACATTCCTTCTCCGTGAATTATTGGATGTTCCTCGCGTGCGAATTTATCGACGCGACTGTCGGGGCCGGTATCTACAGCGCTGGATTTATTTTAG GGATGGAAATGGCCGGAGTGAAGGGTCGAGTTTTAGCCAGCACGATTACCAGCTGCCTGTTCGCGGTTGGCGAAATGTTGCTGGGATTGATCGCGATGTGGACGAGATCGTGGCGTCTGATCCTGCGGCTGGTGTACGGGCCGGCGTTGCTCGCCATCTTGATGCCCTTCTTGATCCCGGAATCAGTCAG GTGGCTACTGGCCAACGGGAAGCAGGATAAGGTCGAGAGCATCTATCGGAAAATGGCGCGCATGAACGGGCTGCGTATCACCGACGAGGCGATCGGACAGTTCAAGGAGTTGAACATGGTGAAGTCCGAGAAG ATTGAGCAATTAGCCGCCGAGAAGAAGAGCCCGTTCATGCAGATTCTGGGCAGCTCGGTGATGATGACGAGGTTGGTGGCCTGTTCCTTTTGCTGGCTGACGAACACTTTCGTCTACTACGGCTTGTCGTTGAACTCGGTGGCCTTCGCCGGCGACAAGTACACGAATTTCATACTAGTCGCCATCGTCGAGATCCCAGCCTATTTCATGACTTGGTTCATGACCGACCATGTAGGTCGCAAGCTCACGTTGTCCTCGTCGTTCCTATTGAGCGGGGTCTTCTGTCTCGCGATACAGTTCGTGCCCTCAG GCTCCTGGAGCTTCATCCCTCTGATTCTGTACATGGGAGGGAAATGGTGCATCACGATGTCCTTTTCCACGGTTTACATTTACACGGCGGAGTTGTTCCCCACGAACATGAGACACTCCCTCCTTGGAATTTGCAGCATGACCGGCCGCATGGGGTCAATATTGTCACCGCAAACTCCTCTTTTG GCACAAATCATGCCGGCGCTGCCGCTTATTCTTTTCGGCTGTATGGGCCTGTCCGCGGGACTGCTGTCTCTGGTATTCCCGGAAACTTTGGGAACGAAACTTCCGGACACGGTGTGGGAGGCGGAGAACATCGGGAAGCCGCAGCTGAAGCAGGACGCGCAGGATTCGCCGTCTTAG
- the LOC143365473 gene encoding organic cation transporter protein isoform X2, with amino-acid sequence MKLFCSSDDAPATTAPKPKDGARGEKGDQSGKQDVDRFGYYQMIMFSIISLPLFLSAGFTLAYVFTAGEVKYRCLVPECEDANNTRFDVPWAVDSVPDISEMSKCARYVVNNHTGQCTNQSFSNVTRKCDSWVYDPSENTILSEWGLTCDANRWKLALVGTINNVGQFVGLIFAGYVSDRYGRRTILTLTTFLSGISGLIHSFSVNYWMFLACEFIDATVGAGIYSAGFILGMEMAGVKGRVLASTITSCLFAVGEMLLGLIAMWTRSWRLILRLVYGPALLAILMPFLIPESVRWLLANGKQDKVESIYRKMARMNGLRITDEAIGQFKELNMVKSEKIEQLAAEKKSPFMQILGSSVMMTRLVACSFCWLTNTFVYYGLSLNSVAFAGDKYTNFILVAIVEIPAYFMTWFMTDHVGRKLTLSSSFLLSGVFCLAIQFVPSGSWSFIPLILYMGGKWCITMSFSTVYIYTAELFPTNMRHSLLGICSMTGRMGSILSPQTPLLAQIMPALPLILFGCMGLSAGLLSLVFPETLGTKLPDTVWEAENIGKPQLKQDAQDSPS; translated from the exons ATGAAGCTCTTCTGCTCGAGCGACGACGCTCCGGCCACCACCGCACCGAAGCCTAAGGATGGCGCCAGAG GGGAGAAGGGAGACCAGAGCGGGAAGCAGGACGTGGATCGTTTCGGATACTATCAAATGATCATGTTCTCGATAATCAGCCTGCCTCTGTTCTTGTCAGCAGGATTCACGCTTGCTTACGTGTTCACAGCCGGCGAAGTTAAATACAG GTGTCTGGTGCCAGAGTGCGAAGATGCGAACAACACCAGGTTCGACGTGCCGTGGGCCGTCGATTCGGTGCCGGACATCTCGGAGATGTCGAAGTGCGCACGTTACGTGGTGAACAACCATACCGGGCAGTGCACGAATCAGTCTTTCAGCAACGTGACTCGTAAATGCGACTCGTGGGTTTACGATCCGTCGGAGAACACGATACTCAGCGAG TGGGGTCTGACCTGCGACGCGAACCGATGGAAGCTCGCGTTGGTCGGCACGATAAATAACGTCGGCCAATTCGTCGGGCTGATCTTCGCCGGATACGTGTCCGACAG ATACGGCAGACGTACGATTTTGACGCTTACCACGTTCCTGAGCGGAATCAGCGGCCTGATACATTCCTTCTCCGTGAATTATTGGATGTTCCTCGCGTGCGAATTTATCGACGCGACTGTCGGGGCCGGTATCTACAGCGCTGGATTTATTTTAG GGATGGAAATGGCCGGAGTGAAGGGTCGAGTTTTAGCCAGCACGATTACCAGCTGCCTGTTCGCGGTTGGCGAAATGTTGCTGGGATTGATCGCGATGTGGACGAGATCGTGGCGTCTGATCCTGCGGCTGGTGTACGGGCCGGCGTTGCTCGCCATCTTGATGCCCTTCTTGATCCCGGAATCAGTCAG GTGGCTACTGGCCAACGGGAAGCAGGATAAGGTCGAGAGCATCTATCGGAAAATGGCGCGCATGAACGGGCTGCGTATCACCGACGAGGCGATCGGACAGTTCAAGGAGTTGAACATGGTGAAGTCCGAGAAG ATTGAGCAATTAGCCGCCGAGAAGAAGAGCCCGTTCATGCAGATTCTGGGCAGCTCGGTGATGATGACGAGGTTGGTGGCCTGTTCCTTTTGCTGGCTGACGAACACTTTCGTCTACTACGGCTTGTCGTTGAACTCGGTGGCCTTCGCCGGCGACAAGTACACGAATTTCATACTAGTCGCCATCGTCGAGATCCCAGCCTATTTCATGACTTGGTTCATGACCGACCATGTAGGTCGCAAGCTCACGTTGTCCTCGTCGTTCCTATTGAGCGGGGTCTTCTGTCTCGCGATACAGTTCGTGCCCTCAG GCTCCTGGAGCTTCATCCCTCTGATTCTGTACATGGGAGGGAAATGGTGCATCACGATGTCCTTTTCCACGGTTTACATTTACACGGCGGAGTTGTTCCCCACGAACATGAGACACTCCCTCCTTGGAATTTGCAGCATGACCGGCCGCATGGGGTCAATATTGTCACCGCAAACTCCTCTTTTG GCACAAATCATGCCGGCGCTGCCGCTTATTCTTTTCGGCTGTATGGGCCTGTCCGCGGGACTGCTGTCTCTGGTATTCCCGGAAACTTTGGGAACGAAACTTCCGGACACGGTGTGGGAGGCGGAGAACATCGGGAAGCCGCAGCTGAAGCAGGACGCGCAGGATTCGCCGTCTTAG
- the LOC143365473 gene encoding organic cation transporter protein isoform X3: MGSRMGSRILRGDEEDSMKLFCSSDDAPATTAPKPKDGARGEKGDQSGKQDVDRFGYYQMIMFSIISLPLFLSAGFTLAYVFTAGEVKYRCLVPECEDANNTRFDVPWAVDSVPDISEMSKCARYVVNNHTGQCTNQSFSNVTRKCDSWVYDPSENTILSEWGLTCDANRWKLALVGTINNVGQFVGLIFAGYVSDRYGRRTILTLTTFLSGISGLIHSFSVNYWMFLACEFIDATVGAGIYSAGFILGMEMAGVKGRVLASTITSCLFAVGEMLLGLIAMWTRSWRLILRLVYGPALLAILMPFLIPESVRWLLANGKQDKVESIYRKMARMNGLRITDEAIGQFKELNMVKSEKIEQLAAEKKSPFMQILGSSVMMTRLVACSFCWLTNTFVYYGLSLNSVAFAGDKYTNFILVAIVEIPAYFMTWFMTDHVGRKLTLSSSFLLSGVFCLAIQFVPSGSWSFIPLILYMGGKWCITMSFSTVYIYTAELFPTNMRHSLLGICSMTGRMGSILSPQTPLLAQIMPALPLILFGCMGLSAGLLSLVFPETLGTKLPDTVWEAENIGKPQLKQDAQDSPS; the protein is encoded by the exons CCTCAGGGGCGACGAGGAGGACAGCATGAAGCTCTTCTGCTCGAGCGACGACGCTCCGGCCACCACCGCACCGAAGCCTAAGGATGGCGCCAGAG GGGAGAAGGGAGACCAGAGCGGGAAGCAGGACGTGGATCGTTTCGGATACTATCAAATGATCATGTTCTCGATAATCAGCCTGCCTCTGTTCTTGTCAGCAGGATTCACGCTTGCTTACGTGTTCACAGCCGGCGAAGTTAAATACAG GTGTCTGGTGCCAGAGTGCGAAGATGCGAACAACACCAGGTTCGACGTGCCGTGGGCCGTCGATTCGGTGCCGGACATCTCGGAGATGTCGAAGTGCGCACGTTACGTGGTGAACAACCATACCGGGCAGTGCACGAATCAGTCTTTCAGCAACGTGACTCGTAAATGCGACTCGTGGGTTTACGATCCGTCGGAGAACACGATACTCAGCGAG TGGGGTCTGACCTGCGACGCGAACCGATGGAAGCTCGCGTTGGTCGGCACGATAAATAACGTCGGCCAATTCGTCGGGCTGATCTTCGCCGGATACGTGTCCGACAG ATACGGCAGACGTACGATTTTGACGCTTACCACGTTCCTGAGCGGAATCAGCGGCCTGATACATTCCTTCTCCGTGAATTATTGGATGTTCCTCGCGTGCGAATTTATCGACGCGACTGTCGGGGCCGGTATCTACAGCGCTGGATTTATTTTAG GGATGGAAATGGCCGGAGTGAAGGGTCGAGTTTTAGCCAGCACGATTACCAGCTGCCTGTTCGCGGTTGGCGAAATGTTGCTGGGATTGATCGCGATGTGGACGAGATCGTGGCGTCTGATCCTGCGGCTGGTGTACGGGCCGGCGTTGCTCGCCATCTTGATGCCCTTCTTGATCCCGGAATCAGTCAG GTGGCTACTGGCCAACGGGAAGCAGGATAAGGTCGAGAGCATCTATCGGAAAATGGCGCGCATGAACGGGCTGCGTATCACCGACGAGGCGATCGGACAGTTCAAGGAGTTGAACATGGTGAAGTCCGAGAAG ATTGAGCAATTAGCCGCCGAGAAGAAGAGCCCGTTCATGCAGATTCTGGGCAGCTCGGTGATGATGACGAGGTTGGTGGCCTGTTCCTTTTGCTGGCTGACGAACACTTTCGTCTACTACGGCTTGTCGTTGAACTCGGTGGCCTTCGCCGGCGACAAGTACACGAATTTCATACTAGTCGCCATCGTCGAGATCCCAGCCTATTTCATGACTTGGTTCATGACCGACCATGTAGGTCGCAAGCTCACGTTGTCCTCGTCGTTCCTATTGAGCGGGGTCTTCTGTCTCGCGATACAGTTCGTGCCCTCAG GCTCCTGGAGCTTCATCCCTCTGATTCTGTACATGGGAGGGAAATGGTGCATCACGATGTCCTTTTCCACGGTTTACATTTACACGGCGGAGTTGTTCCCCACGAACATGAGACACTCCCTCCTTGGAATTTGCAGCATGACCGGCCGCATGGGGTCAATATTGTCACCGCAAACTCCTCTTTTG GCACAAATCATGCCGGCGCTGCCGCTTATTCTTTTCGGCTGTATGGGCCTGTCCGCGGGACTGCTGTCTCTGGTATTCCCGGAAACTTTGGGAACGAAACTTCCGGACACGGTGTGGGAGGCGGAGAACATCGGGAAGCCGCAGCTGAAGCAGGACGCGCAGGATTCGCCGTCTTAG